Part of the Flavobacterium sp. MDT1-60 genome, AAATCGATCACAACACCAGCACATTCTCCAACTCCAACTGCTTTTACATAATTGTCTGCATTACCCCAATCAATAAAATCAGCTTCTGTTAAATTGGTTACATCTGCAAAAGGTTTCAAAATTTCATAGAAATACTTCTCTCCTTTTTGATCGTAATAGTTTAGGAATTTTTCTCCGTTTGCATTGGCATCAAAATCATTTAAGATAGTACGCAAAGCATCTGGTCCTCTTCTGCTTGGGATTTTGATTACCTTATCTGCAAAACGTCCTTCGCCGTTTCCTAATCTTCCTCCACCTAACAAAACTTGCAAAGCGGGAGCTACTAATTTTCCTGAATTGATAGACATTCCCTGAAAACCAATTGCTGACATATTATGTTGCCCGCAAGCATTCATACAACCAGAAATTTTAATTTCGATTTCGCGATTGTTTAAGTACTGTGGATATTCGGCATTTATCACTTTTTCCAATTCTTCTGCAATACCGGTACTACTTGCAATCCCCAAATTACAAGTATCAGTACCGGGACATGCTGTAATATCAACTGTAGAATTGTAACCTAAATGAACAAAGTCTAATTTCGCTAATTCCTGATAAAAGAAAGGTAAATTTTCTTCTTTTACGTGACGTATTACAATATTTTGACGCAATGAAAAACGTAATTCGTTTGCTGCGTAATTTTTAATTAAAGCGGCTAATAATCTGGCTTTATCCGTATAAAAATCTCCTAATAAAACTTTGATTCCAATAGCATAATAACCTGCTTGTTTTTGAGCAATTACATTTGATTTTTTCCACGCTTCATACGCTTCAGTATCTTCAATTGTAACTTGTGGCACTTCTAATAATGGTTCCGGAATTGGTCCGTCAAAAGCAGTTGTATCAATTTCATAGGTTTCAAAAGCAATTGCTTTTTTCTCTTTTTCAACCAAATCAAGGAAAACATCTCTTCCCATTTCTTTGATTAAGAATTTCATACGTGCTTTCATTCTTTTTGCACGCTCACCATATCTGTCAAAAATACGGATGATTCCTTCTGCTGTTGGAATTATTTGGTTTACCGGAACAAACTCCGAAAGTAATTCGGCGTGGGCAGGCTGTGACCCTAAACCTCCGCCAAAAACAATTTTAAACCCTTTTTCGCCATTTACAATTTTCGGAATAAATCCTAAATCGTGTAAATAACTCAAAGCTGTATCTTCATCAGATGAAGAGAACGAAATTTTGAATTTACGTCCCATTTCCTGACATATAGGGTTTCTTAATAAATATTGAAACATGCCGTGTGCATAAGGCGAAACATCAAATGGTTCGTTTACATCTACACCAGCTAATTCACTTCCTGTAATATTTCTAACGGTATTACCACACGCTTCACGCAACGTAACATCGTCTTTAGCCAAATTTGCCCAAAGTTCTGGTGTTCTGTCTAAACTCACATAGTGAATCTGAATATCCTGACGTGTTGTAATGTGCAAACGTCCTGTAGAATATTCGTCAGAAACTTTAGTAATACGCACCAATTGTTCGCTTGTTACTTTACCGTAAGGTAATTTAATACGAATCATTTGAACGCCTTCCTGACGTTGTCCGTAAATTCCACGCGCTAAACGAAGACTACGAAAACGCTCGTCATCAATTTTTCCTCCACGGAATAAATGAATCTTTTTTTCTAAATCGATAATCTCTTTTTGAACTATCGGATTTTCTATTTCTGTTCTAAAACTTTCCATTTTTTTTACGCTTTAGGCTTTAAGCTTTAGGCTATAAGCTTTTTTACTTTCTTGCTTTAGGCTTTAGGCAATAAGCTTTAAGCTTTCCTAAATACCGGAGATATGTTTTTAGCTTAAAGCCTATAGCTTAAAGCTTACAGCAGGTTTACCTGATAAATCCTACTCCTGCTGTGGTGTTTGTTGCTGTATCAATTAAGATGAAAGCTCCGTTTGATTTATTATCGTTATAGGCATCAAAATATAAAGGCTTGCTTAGTTTGATACTTACTTCTCCAATTTCGTTGATTGCTAATTGTGATGCTTCTTTAGTTCCTGAATAATCTGTTGAGATTGTATTTTTGATACTTTCTATTTTAGCTAAAACTGCGTTTGTGTTGTGCTGTACAATATATTTTGTACCTGCAACCAGTTTTTTACTGTCCATCCAGCAAACTGTTGTGTTGATTTCTTTTTCAATTTTTGGAAGTTCTGATGATTTTACAATCATATCGCCTCTTGTCACATTGATATCATTTTCTAGTTCGATTGTGATGGATGAACCTGCAACAGCTTCATCAAATGTTTTATCGAAAAAGTGAATTTTTGAAACTTTTGATTCTGTTAAAGAAGGAAGAACTGTTACAGCATCTCCAACTTTAATGGAGTTTCCGTATAATTTTCCGGCGTAACCTCTAAAATCATGATATTCTTCTGTTTTTGGACGAATAACCGTCTGAACCGGGAAACGTGCTTTTCCTGCTTCAAAAACATCAGAAGCATGTAATCCTTCTAAATGTTCCAATACCGTTTGACCATCGTACCATGGCATATTCTCCGATTTATCAACTACGTTTCCTCCATTGATTGCACTTAACGGAATGTAACTTACGTTTTGCTCTTTGAAAGTACTTTTAGCATTTAGTGCCTGGAAATCGGCTTTAATTTTATTGTAAACTTCTTCAGAATAATCAACTAAATCCATTTTATTAATCGCTACGATTACCTCTTTTACTCTCAATAAATTATTGATAAAAAAGTGACGGTACGTTTGCTCAATTACGCCTTTTCTGGCATCAATTAAAATGATAGAAACCTGAGAAGTTGAAGCTCCTGTAACCATGTTTCTTGTATATTCTACGTGACCCGGAGTATCGGCAATGATGTAACTTTTCTTTGCAGTCGAAAAATAAATGTGAGCTACGTCAATTGTAATTCCTTGTTCTCTCTCTGCTACTAATCCATCAGTTGCTAAAGAAAAATCCAAATAATCGTAGCCTTTTTGTTTACTGCTTTTTTCGATTGCCTCGATTTTATCTGTAGTCAATGATTTTGTATCATACAATAATCTTCCAATTAAAGTACTTTTTCCGTCATCTACACTTCCTGCTGTTGCTATTTTTAAAACTTCCATTCTTGTAATTTTGTTTCAGGTTTCAAGTTTCAGGTATTCTTAGAAACTTATAATCTGTATGTTTTTGTTTTTCTGATTTTTACTTTTAGACGTCCTGAATTGCATTAATAATTCATAACTCATAATTATTAAAAGTATCCTTGTTGTTTTCTTTTTTCCATTGCGGCTTCAGAACGTTTGTCATCGATTCTGGCACCTCTTTCGGAAATAGTTGAAGTTCTGATTTCTCCAACAACTTCCTGGATTGTTGCTGCATATGATTCAACAGCGGCTGTGCAACTCATATCTCCAACGGTTCTGAAGCGAACAATTCGTTCTTCGATTTGTTCGTCTTCTTCCTGATACACAAAAGGAGAATGCGACCAGATTAAACCGTCTCTCAAAAAAACTTTTCTTTTATGTGAAAAATAAATGGATGGAATCTCGATGTGTTCTTTTTCGATATAACTCCAAACATCTAATTCTGTCCAGTTTGAAATTGGAAAAACACGAACGTTTTGACCATTTTCTATTTTTCCGTTCAAAATATCAAACAATTCCGGACGTTGATTTTTTTCATCCCATTGACCAAAATCGTCACGAACAGAAAAAATACGTTCTTTAGCTCTTGCTTTTTCTTCATCACGACGCGCACCACCAATACAAGCATCAAACTTAAATTCTTCGATTGCATCTAAAAGTGTAATGGTCTGTAAACTGTTTCTACTAGAATATTTTCCAGTTTCTTCAACTACTTTTCCTTCATCAATAGCGTCCTGAACATTACGAACGATTAATTCCAAACCTAATTCTTCAACCAATTTATCTCTGAAAGCAATCGTTTCAGGAAAATTGTGTCCCGTATCAACGTGCAAAAGAGGAAACGGAATTTTAGCAGGGAAAAAGGCTTTTTGCGCCAAACGTACTAATGTTATAGAATCTTTTCCTCCAGAGAAAAGTAAAACCGGTTTATCAAACTGTGAAATTACTTCTCTGAAAATGTATATTGCTTCACTCTCTAAAGCGTTTGTTTTTAATACTGAACTCATTGTTTTTTGTTTAAAAGTTTCAAATTTCAGGCTTAAAGTATGTGGTGACTCTAAAATTCTCAACTATTGTTTTATTCTACTCTCTTTATTCTTTGCTCTATGCTCTTGCTTCTATTCTCTCTATTCTTTTTTAGCGCTGTGCAATCCGCATTCCTTATGACTTGATTCCCACCACCATCTTCCAGCTCTGATATCTTCTCCCGGAAAAATTGCTCTTGTACATGGCGCGCATCCTATGCTTACGAAACCTTGTTTGTGTAAAGCATTTTGCGGAACATTGTTTTCTGATAAATACGTTTCAACTTCTTCTAAAGTCCATTTTAATAATGGATTGAATTTGATGATTTCAAAACCTCCGTCATATTCAAAAAGCTGAAGATCATTTCTATTTTCAGATTGTTCAGCCCTTAAACCTGTGATCCAAACTGAATTTCCTGCTAAAGCTTTTCTTAACGGAACCACTTTTCGGATGAAACAACATTCTTTTCTATTCTCAACCGAATCGTAAAAGCTATTCGGTCCTTTTTGTTTTAGTAAATTTTCCACTGCTGTTGCTTCTGGAAAATAAACCTCAATTGGTTTTTTATATTTTTTTAATGTCTTATGAAAAACATCATAAGTTTCCTGAAATAATCTTCCTGTATCTAAAGTAAAAATGGTAATATCCTGATTACTTTTTGCAATAAAATCAGCAATTACCTGATCTTCCTGACCAAATGAAGTCGAAAAAATCACTTTCCCAGGAAACTCCTTTGCTAAAAAAGCTAAGGTTTCTTCAAGCGAAAAATCTTTTGTTATATCTAATAATGATTGTATAATTGGTGCGCTCATATTCTCTTTTCCTTTCTAAAAACTGCTTACAATAATTTAGATAATGTTTTTAAACTCAATAGTATTATTAAAATTCCAACCGCAATCATCATTGGTTTTCTTTTGATTTTATTTACCAAATACGCTCCTAATGGCGCTGCAATTACTCCTCCTGTAATTAAACCAATAATAACCTGCCATCCATGAATTCCTCCAAAAAGCATGAAGGTAATTCCACTTGCAAATGAAACTGCAAACTCAGCTGCATTTACAGAACCAATAGTGTAACGAGGATTCCTACCTCTTCCTAACAATGTAGAAGTTACAATTGGCCCCCAGCCTCCTCCGCCAACAGAATCCATAAAACCTCCAAAACCAGCTAAAATTCCTAATTTTTTGGTTTTCTTTTTAATTATAGTTTTCTTCAGAGCTTTTCTAATAATGATGATCGCCAAAACAATCATATAAACTGCAATAAATGGTTTTATAACGTCGCCATTAATAATATCAGACAATAAATAAGCTCCTGTAATTGATCCTAAAACCCCTGGAATCAACAAATGCTTTACCAGTTTTTTATTAATATTTCCAAAACGATGATGCGAAATTGCTGATACTCCTGTTGTAAACATTTCTGCAACGTGAACTCCTGTACTACTAACTACTGGTGGAACTCCGTAAGCCAACAAAAAAGAAGTTGAAGTCGCTCCGTAACCCATTCCTAAAGTTCCGTCTACCAACTGTGCAAAAACACCAATAAAGAAAAAAACTAAAAATTCCTGATTAAATCCTGAAACAAAATTATTCCATGAAAATTCAGTATGATGATTATATACTAATACAGTCAATAAACCTACCAACAAAACCACGGGTATAATAACCCATAGTTTTTCTTTTAATGGCGTATCAGATTTAACATCAACACTATTTATCTTTAATTCTTTTTCCATATTCCTACTATTCTTTTTTACAAAAATCCATTACCCTATCGGCTTAGTAGATTACTTTGCAAAAATACTATTTATTTCTAAATATCAAAACAATATTTTTATTTTTTTAACCCTCTCATAATCCTTTAATTACATCTTAGAGAGATATTTAATGCTTAAGCAGATTATTTTAACAAATAAAGCGCTGTATCGATGTATTTCAAACAATAAATACGAAAATAATATTTGGTTTTTAAATACATTTTTTAAAGTCTACCATTTCCATAGGATAATTATAAAATTGTTGTTATTTTTACGGCAAATTTTTATTATGGATTTTCAAATCGGTCTTGTTATAGCGGGTTTACTCGTTGGTTTTGTAGTGGGGTTGACAGGTGTTGGCGGCGGTTCTTTAATGACACCTATATTATTGTGGTTTGGTATTCCTCCGACAACAGCCGTTGGTACCGATTTATTATATGCTGCTTTTACTAAAATGGGCGGTGTATTTGTGCATCATAAAAAAAGCAATATAAATTGGCAGATAACAGGTTGGCTAACATTAGG contains:
- a CDS encoding phosphoadenylyl-sulfate reductase — protein: MSAPIIQSLLDITKDFSLEETLAFLAKEFPGKVIFSTSFGQEDQVIADFIAKSNQDITIFTLDTGRLFQETYDVFHKTLKKYKKPIEVYFPEATAVENLLKQKGPNSFYDSVENRKECCFIRKVVPLRKALAGNSVWITGLRAEQSENRNDLQLFEYDGGFEIIKFNPLLKWTLEEVETYLSENNVPQNALHKQGFVSIGCAPCTRAIFPGEDIRAGRWWWESSHKECGLHSAKKE
- the cysD gene encoding sulfate adenylyltransferase subunit CysD, whose product is MSSVLKTNALESEAIYIFREVISQFDKPVLLFSGGKDSITLVRLAQKAFFPAKIPFPLLHVDTGHNFPETIAFRDKLVEELGLELIVRNVQDAIDEGKVVEETGKYSSRNSLQTITLLDAIEEFKFDACIGGARRDEEKARAKERIFSVRDDFGQWDEKNQRPELFDILNGKIENGQNVRVFPISNWTELDVWSYIEKEHIEIPSIYFSHKRKVFLRDGLIWSHSPFVYQEEDEQIEERIVRFRTVGDMSCTAAVESYAATIQEVVGEIRTSTISERGARIDDKRSEAAMEKRKQQGYF
- a CDS encoding sulfate adenylyltransferase subunit 1, whose translation is MEVLKIATAGSVDDGKSTLIGRLLYDTKSLTTDKIEAIEKSSKQKGYDYLDFSLATDGLVAEREQGITIDVAHIYFSTAKKSYIIADTPGHVEYTRNMVTGASTSQVSIILIDARKGVIEQTYRHFFINNLLRVKEVIVAINKMDLVDYSEEVYNKIKADFQALNAKSTFKEQNVSYIPLSAINGGNVVDKSENMPWYDGQTVLEHLEGLHASDVFEAGKARFPVQTVIRPKTEEYHDFRGYAGKLYGNSIKVGDAVTVLPSLTESKVSKIHFFDKTFDEAVAGSSITIELENDINVTRGDMIVKSSELPKIEKEINTTVCWMDSKKLVAGTKYIVQHNTNAVLAKIESIKNTISTDYSGTKEASQLAINEIGEVSIKLSKPLYFDAYNDNKSNGAFILIDTATNTTAGVGFIR
- a CDS encoding HEPN domain-containing protein, which encodes MESFRTEIENPIVQKEIIDLEKKIHLFRGGKIDDERFRSLRLARGIYGQRQEGVQMIRIKLPYGKVTSEQLVRITKVSDEYSTGRLHITTRQDIQIHYVSLDRTPELWANLAKDDVTLREACGNTVRNITGSELAGVDVNEPFDVSPYAHGMFQYLLRNPICQEMGRKFKISFSSSDEDTALSYLHDLGFIPKIVNGEKGFKIVFGGGLGSQPAHAELLSEFVPVNQIIPTAEGIIRIFDRYGERAKRMKARMKFLIKEMGRDVFLDLVEKEKKAIAFETYEIDTTAFDGPIPEPLLEVPQVTIEDTEAYEAWKKSNVIAQKQAGYYAIGIKVLLGDFYTDKARLLAALIKNYAANELRFSLRQNIVIRHVKEENLPFFYQELAKLDFVHLGYNSTVDITACPGTDTCNLGIASSTGIAEELEKVINAEYPQYLNNREIEIKISGCMNACGQHNMSAIGFQGMSINSGKLVAPALQVLLGGGRLGNGEGRFADKVIKIPSRRGPDALRTILNDFDANANGEKFLNYYDQKGEKYFYEILKPFADVTNLTEADFIDWGNADNYVKAVGVGECAGVVIDLVATLLLEAKDKLTFAQESFDEGKWSDAIYHAYAGFVNGAKALLLSENEKTNNHAGIVDLFDNVFIVTGKIELATSFKELVYQINQNEPSEAFAKQYIQEGIAFFDTIEKYRAQELANA
- a CDS encoding sulfite exporter TauE/SafE family protein — encoded protein: MEKELKINSVDVKSDTPLKEKLWVIIPVVLLVGLLTVLVYNHHTEFSWNNFVSGFNQEFLVFFFIGVFAQLVDGTLGMGYGATSTSFLLAYGVPPVVSSTGVHVAEMFTTGVSAISHHRFGNINKKLVKHLLIPGVLGSITGAYLLSDIINGDVIKPFIAVYMIVLAIIIIRKALKKTIIKKKTKKLGILAGFGGFMDSVGGGGWGPIVTSTLLGRGRNPRYTIGSVNAAEFAVSFASGITFMLFGGIHGWQVIIGLITGGVIAAPLGAYLVNKIKRKPMMIAVGILIILLSLKTLSKLL